In the Raineyella fluvialis genome, CGGGCTCCCCCACCGTCAGCTGCAGCCCCGCCCGGGTGATCGTGCCGACCCCCGGGCCGGCGCGGAAGACGACCCCCTCCCCCGTCGGCAGGGATCGTACGGTCACCTCGACGACCGCGCCGTGGGTGACGTCCGGGTCGTCCCCGGCGTCCTTCGTGACGGCCGCGGTCGCGGCGACGACCCGGCCGTTGTCGTCACGGTCCAGGTGGTGGCGGGTGAGCGCGAAGGCAGGCGTACGGCCCTGCGGGAGCCGGACCACCACCGGGTCGGGGAACTCCGCGCCGACCAGCGCGACGTAGGCCGCCGTGGCGGCCGCGGTGGCGCAGGCGCCGGTGGTCCAGCCGGGCCGCAGCCCGGACGTCTCCAGCTGCCCGCGCCGGCCCCCTGTCATCGGAGCGACAGGGTTCACCGGATCGACATGGCGTTGACCGCTGCTGCCGCGACCGCGCTCCCGCCCCGTCGGCCGAGCAGCGTGAGGTATTCCAGGCCCCAGGGGTTGGCGGCCAAGGCCTCCTTGGAGCGGTCCGCCCCGACGAAACCGACCGGGATCCCCACGATCGCCGCCGGGCGGGGGCCACCGGCGCCGATGGTCTCGAGCAGGTGGAAGAGAGCGGTCGGGGCGTTACCGATCGCCACGATCGCCCCCTCCAGGCGCTCGGCCCACAGGTCGATGGCCGCGGCGGCCTTCGTGGTGCCGAGGCGGCGGGCCAGCTCCGGCAGCTGGGGGTCGGCGAGGCGGCAGATCACCTCGTTGTCGGCCGGCAGCGTGGAGCGGATGATCCCGTGGGCCACCATGGTCGAGTCGCACAGGATCGGCGCCCCTGCGGCCAGGGCCTCACGGCACGCGGCGACCACCCCGGGCGAGTACCGCAGGTCGTCGACGATGTCCGGCTGGGCCGAGGCATGCACCATCCGGACGGCCACATGGGCGACGTCCGCGGGCAGGTGCTCCAGGCGCGTCTCGCTGCGGATGATCGCGAACGATTCCCGGTAGATGTCCGCGCCGTCACGCAGATAGTCGTACGGGGGGTGGAGGGCAGGTGTCGGGGCCACCCCCCGACTATAACGACACGGTGTAGTACTCAGACGGCCGGTGCCAACTCCGGGTTGATGTTGTGGTTGGAGCGGAACAGGTTGGTCGGGTCCCAGCGACCCTTGAGCTCGACGAGCCGGGAGTACTTGTCCTGCCCGAAGCCGGCCAGCAGGTCGTGGTGGCTGGTTCCGGGCTCGAAGTTGAGGTACGTGCCGCCGGTGGTCGCCGGTGCGAACGCCGCCGAGAACTTCGCCACCCAGTCCAATTCGTAGGCGTCCTCGGCCGTCGTCAGCCAGCACGCGATCGGGTGCGCCATGAATGGCGCCGCACGGTTCCCCGCCGCGGTGTCGTCCTCGGCGACGCGGCTGATGGCGCCACCGTTCTGGAAGACGAGGCCCTGGGTCAGCGGCGAGTGGATGTCGCGGCCGGCGGCGAGGTAGGGCCCCATCACCTCATCGCTGAAGCCGGTCAGGTGCAGGCCGCGGTGGTAGTTGCGGCCACCCTTCTGGTTGAAGGCGTCGACGATGGCCTGGAACGTGGTGTAGGGCATCGGCTGGACCAGGTCCATCCCGCCGGCCTGGGCGACGACCGACCGCAGCGGCGCCAGCGCCTCCGCGGCCTCCGTCTGGTCACCGAAGTGCCCGACCAGGAAGGCCAGCACGGGCGCCCCGATCAGTGGCGGCGGCACGAACTCGGCCGGCGGGGCGAGGATCGTGGCCGTCGCGGTGGAGACGTCCTCCGGGGCGGCGGCAGCGAATTCACGGTAGGCCTGCAGGAGTTGGACGGCGGACCCGTCGTCCATGTTGGGGACCACGAGCATGCCGGCGAGGACCAGCGGAGCGATCGGGTGCACCCGCAGTTCGTACGACATGACGACTCCGAAGTTGGCGCCGGCACCCCGGAGCCCCAGAGCAGGTCGGCGTTCTCCGTCTCCGAGGCGTGGACCAGCCGGCCGTCAGCCGTCACGACGTCCGCGCCGACCAGGTTGTCACAGGCGAGACCGTGCCGGCGCGACAGCCAGCCATAGCCACCCCCGAGCGTGAAACCACCGAGACCCGTCGTCGTCACCCGCCCACCGGGCGTCGCCAGGCCACGCAGTGTGGTCTCGCGATCGTATTCGCCCCACAACACCCCGGCCTGGGCCACGGCGACGCCTCGCTGCGGGTCGACGTGGACGCCCTTGAGGCTGGACAGGTCGATCAGCACACCGCCATCGCTGGCCGAGGTCCCGGCCACGGCGTGTCCGCCACATTTGACGACCAGTGGCAGACCGGAACTGCGGGCGTACGCGACGGCGTCGGCGACGTCGGCCGCACCCGTGGGCCGTACGATCAGCGCGGGGCGTCGGTCGATCGATGCGTTGTAGACCGCGCGGGCCCGGTCGTAGTCCGGATCTCCCGGACCGATGAGTTGTCCCTTGAATTCGGGGCTGATCGTCAGCCCCACCGCTGCCGATTCGGACATGTGTCGACTCCCTCGAACCTGTGACCTGGGTCACACCCCCGTGTTGTCAGGATCGGCCTTGTCGGCGAAGCAGAGGCTGAGAAGGAGCAGGCGCTCCGGGAGACGAGAAAGCCCCCGCCGGCAGGCACGAGGCTTTCCGACAGGGGCTTCAATCTGGCGCGCCCGGAGGGATTCGAACCCCCAACCTTCTGATCCGTAGTCAGATGCTCTATCCGTTAAGCTACGGGCGCTTACTCGTTCCAGGTGCTCCCTGCAACGAGTTAGAACAATAGACCTTCGCCGCAGCGAAGCCAAATCGGCACCTCAGGCACGCCACGTCAACAGGACCAGTGGTCCACTGGCAAGGCCCGGACCCGCCCCCTGCACCGAGGAATGGCACGCCTGCGTCCGATGGACCCCGCATGGTGACGGGGATCGACGCCACTTGTGATCTGTTTCACGTATACCTTTTGGCATAAGCTCTTGTAATACCAGTCGGTGCAGTGGCCTAGACTCTCTCCAACATCCACAGGCATCTGTCCTAGTCCCAGCCGGTTCATCCATCTCAATGAGGAGCGCACCGTGTCCGTTGACACCACTCAGGCACCCACCACCCATAAGGCCCTACTGGAGTGGGTCTCCGAGGTTGCGGCACTGACCGAACCCGACTCGATCTACTGGTGTGACGGCTCCCAGGAGGAGTACGACCGCCTCGGTGCCGAGCTCGTCGCCGCCGGCACTGCCATCCGCCTGAACGAGGACAAGAAGAAGAACTCGTACTACTTCGCCTCCGACCCCGACGACGTCGCCCGGGTCGAGGACCGTACGTTCATCTGCTCGCAGAATGAGGCCGACGCCGGCCCCACCAACAACTGGCGCGACCCGGCCGAGATGAAGGCCACGCTCACCGAGCTCTACCGCGGTTGCATGCACGGTCGGACGATGTACGTCATCCCGTTCTGCATGGGCCCCATCGACGCCGAGGACCCGACGTTCGGCGTGGAGATCTCCGACTCGGCCTACGTCGCGATGTCGATGCGGATCATGACCCGGATGGGCAAGGCTCCGCTCGAGGCGATGACCAAGGGCGGCGACCGCGCGTTCGTCCCCTGCCTGCACTCGGTCGGCTACCCGCTCGAGCCCGGCCAGGCCGACGTCGCCTGGCCGTGCAACACCGAGAAGTACATCGTCCACTTCCCCGAGGACCGCGCGATCTGGTCGTACGGCTCCGGCTACGGCGGCAACGCCCTGCTGGGCAAGAAGTGCTACTCGCTGCGCATCGCCTCGGTGATGGCCCGCGACGAGGGCTGGCTCGCCGAGCACATGCTGATCCTCAAGCTGACCTCGCCGGCGGGCAAGGTCTACCACATCGCCGGCGCCTTCCCGTCCGCCTGCGGCAAGACCAACCTGGCCATGATCGAGCCGACCCTGCCCGGCTGGAAGGCCGAGACCCTCGGTGACGACATCGCCTGGATGCGCTTCGACGAGGAGGGCTACCTGCGCGCCGTCAACCCGGAGAACGGCTTCTTCGGCGTGGCCCCCGGCACCGGCGAGTCGTCCAACCCGAACGCCATGAAGACGATCAACATCGGCAACTCGATCTTCACCAATGTCGCCCGTACGCTCGACGGCGACGTGTGGTGGGAGGGCATGACCGACGAGAAGCCGGCCGAGCTGATCGACTGGAAGGGCAACCCCTGGACCCCGGCCTCCGGGACCAAGGCCGCCCACCCGAACAGCCGCTTCACCACCCCGATGGAGCAGGCTCCGACGCTGGGTGCCGAGTGGAACGACGGCAAGGGCGTCCGCATCGACGCGATCCTCTTCGGTGGCCGCCGCGCTACCACCGTCCCGCTGGTGACCGAGACCTCCGACTGGGCGCACGGCGTCTTCATGGGGGCGACCTGCTCCTCGGAGACCACCGCCGCCGCCACCGGTGCGGTCGGCGTCGTCCGCCGCGACCCGATGGCGATGCTGCCCTTCATCGGCTACAACGCCGGTGACTACATCCAGCACTGGCTGGACATGCCGTCGCTGCACGAGAACGCGCACATGCCGAAGGTGTTCTACGTGAACTGGTTCCGCAAGTCCGCGGACGGCAAGTTCCTCTGGCCGGGCTTCGGCGACAACAGCCGCGTACTGGCCTGGATCGTCGGCCGCCTCGAGGGCACCGCCGACGCCGCCCGGACGCCGATCGGCTACGTCCCGACCCTCGACGCGATCGACCGCACCGGGATCGAGGACGAGGTCGACGACGCCACCATGGCCGAGGTGCTCAAGGTGGACACCGAGGAGTGGCAGCGTGAGCTCCCGCTGATCAAGGAGTGGTTCACCAAGCTCGGCGAGCGCCTGCCGCAGCAGCTGTGGAGTGACCTCGACCAGCTGAAGGCCGCTCTGGAGGCCTGACCCCTCCCTGGACGTGACCCCTCGAGCCGACGGCCCCGGCTCGGGGGGTCACCGCGTCAACAGGGCCACCAGTAGCGCGCTGCGCTGCACCAGGCTGGAGAAGAGGATGTGCTCGTCGAGAGCATGGGCTCCGCCTCCGCGGGGGCCGAAGCCGTCGACGGTCGGCACGCCGAGCGCACCGGTGAGATTCGTGTCGCCCGCCCCTGCCGCCTTCCGGTACCCCGGCGTCGGCAGGCCGAGGGCCGCCGCGATCGCACCGATCGATGCCGCCAGGGCGCGATCCGCCGATCCCGGCGCCCACGGGGGTCGATGACTGAGCACGTCCACCTCGAGTCGGGCACCCGCACGGATCGGACGCAATGCCCCTAAGGCCGCGAGCACGTCGTGCTCGGTGGCCGTATCGAGGAACCGCAGCCCCAGTTCACACTCCGCCGCCTCGGGCACGACGTTGGCCCGCCCGCCACCGGAGATGGTGCCGACGTTGCAGAGAACCTCGCTGCGTGCACTCGCCGTCGCCACCAGGCGCCGGATCCCGACGAGCTGGTCGACCAGTTCGTCGATCGCGGAGACCCCCGCCGTCGGATCGACCGCGGCGTGCGCGGCCCTGCCCCGTACGACGAGCCGGACCCGGGTGCTCCCCCGCCGGCCGACCTTGAGCGCACCGTCCTCGTGCGGCGACTCGAACCCGATCACGCCGGCGACCCCGTCGAGGCAGTCCCGGACGAGGTCCTGCGAGGTCGGTGACCCGGCCTCCTCGTCGCACACGATGACGATGCGCACCGGGCGGTGCGCCCGTGCGCGCAGCGCTTCCAGGGCGGTCAGCATGACGATGAGCCCGCCCTTCATGTCGTAGACACCGGGCCCCCGTACGACGTCACCCTCGACCGACCATGGCATCCGGTCGGCCAGGGTGCCGACCGGCCAGACCGTGTCGCAGTGGCCGACCAGCAGCAGCGGCGCGCGGCCGTCGCCGGCCACCTCGAGGCGCAGGTGCGTGCCGGCGATGCTCCGGACGAACTCGACCGTCGCCCCGACGTCTGCGAACCATCCGGCGAGGAGATCGGTGACCGCCGCGCTGGCGGCGGGGTCGAACGAAGGGGTCTCCACCTCCACGAGTTGACGCAGTCGCTCGAGTGCCGTCCGGGCCGCCATCGCGACTCCCTCCACTCGGCCTGCCGGGTGGTGACGGTCGACCTCGCCGCCACCACCCGGCTCCAGCCTGACGGTCAGGCGCCGGTGTCCATCGTCGACAGGTCGCCGACGTCCTCACCGAGCGCCTGGGCCTTGAGCACCCGGCGCATGATCTTGCCCGAGCGGGTCTTCGGCAGCGAGTCGACGAAGTCGATCACGTCCGGCTTGGCGATCGGGCTGAGGTGCTGGGCGACGTGCCTGCGGATGTCCTCGGCGAGCTCCGGGGAGCCCTTGAGACCGGCCCGCAGGATCGCGAAGGCGTGGATCCCCTGGCCCTTCACCTCGTGGGGCAGGCCGATGGCCGCCGACTCGATCACGTCGGGGTGCGAGTTCATCGCCGCCTCGACCTCAGCGGTACCGATCCGGTGGCCGGACACCTTGATCACGTCGTCGGTGCGCCCGACGATCCAGATGTAGCCGTCCTCGTCGATCCGGGCCGAGTCACCGGTGAGGTACGCGCCGGGGTATTTCGACCAGTACGTGTCGATGTAGCGCTTCTCGTCCTTGTAGAGCGTCCGCAGCATGGCCGGCCACGGCCGCTTGAGCACCAGCATGCCCTCGGTGCCGGTGGGCACCTCGTTGCCGTCGTCGTCGAGGACGGCGACCTCCTGGCCGAAGAACGGCTTGCCGGCCGATCCCGGCTTGAGCGGCAGCGACGGCGTGGGGGTGATCTGGAACATGCCGGTCTCGGTCTGCCACCAGGTGTCCATGATCGGGCTCTGGCCCTTGCCCACCACCGAGTGGAACCAGTGCCAGGCCTCGGGGTTGATCGGCTCGCCGACCGACCCGAGCAGGCGCAGCGAGGACAGGTCGTGACGGTTGGGCCAGGCGTCACCGAAGCGCATCAGGGAACGGATGGCGGTCGGGGCCGTGTAGAAGATCGAGATGCCGAAGTACTCGATCAACTGCCACCAGCGGTTCGGGTACGGGAAGGTCGGGCCCCCTCGAACATGAACGAGGTGGCCCCGTTGAGCAGCGGCCCGTAGAGACCGTACGAGTGCCCGGTGACCCAGCCCGGGTCGGCGGTGCACCAGTAGCGGTCCTCGTCTCGCAGGTCGAAGACGTACTTCGTGGTGGCGTACGTCCCCACCTGGTAGCCGCCGTGGGTGTGCACGATGGCCTTGGGATTGCCGGTCGAGCCCGAGGTGTAGAGCAGGAAGAGCGGGTCCTCGGCGTCCATCGGGACGGTCTCGCACTTGCCGTTGGCGATCGGCAACGACGTCAGGTCGTGGTACCAGTGGTCGCGCAGCGGGTCCATGGTGACTTCGGTGCCGGTGCGCCGGACGACGATGACGTTCTCGACAGTCGGGGAGAAGCGGATCGCTTCGTCGACGATCGACTTCATCGGGAAGACCGACCCGTTCACCCACGACCCGTCCGCGGTGATCAGCAGCTTGGACTCGGAGTTGTCGATCCGGTCGCGCAGGGCGTCGGACGAGTAGCCACCGAACACCACCGAGTGGACGGCGCCGATCTTGGCGCAGGCCAGCATGGCGAACCAGATCTCGGGGATCCGGGGCAGATAGATCGTGACGATGTCACCCTTGACCACGCCCATCGCCTTGAGGACGTTGGCCATCCGGTTGACCTCGCGGTTGAGCGCGTGGAAGGAGAACGTCCGAGGCTCGTTGCCGGTCTCGGGCACCCAGATCAGGGCCAGCTTGTTCTTCCGCGGCCCGTGCAGGTGGCGGTCGATGGCGTTCAGGACGATGTTGGTCCGGCCGCCCGTGAACCACTTGAAGAACGGAGCGTTCGAGTCGTCCAGCACGTCCTGATAGGGCTCGAACCACTCGAGTTCGGCGGCCTGCTCGGCCCAGAAGCCGAGCGGGTCACGACCCGCCTCCTCGGCCAGTCGTGCGTGAGGCGGTACGGTCTCGTCCTCGAGGATGCTGCTGGGGGTTGGATGGCGTCGCTCTCGCGGAGGCCCATGGGTTCTCCCTTCCTTCTCTCCAGGGGGGCGCCCGCGTGCCGAACGGCGGATCGCACAGCGTTGTGCGCCCAAGTGTGAGGGACTCTAGCGGCGCGGGGGGCAGTTGGACAGACCAATAGCCCTCAGGACGGCACGCGGAGACGAACAACCCCCCGGACCGATGATCCGGGGGGCTGCAGGTGGCGGAGGCGGCGGGATTTGAACCCGCGATGGGATTTAAGTCCCAAACCCGCTTAGCAGGCGGGCGCCATAGACCGGACTAGGCGACGCCTCCAAGTACCGAGGGATCATGCTACCGATTCCGCCCCGACCGGTCCAACCGGGACCCCGTCCGGTGTCTGCGGCTCCGCATGTCGCGTTACATTGGGGGGAACTGATCCTTGACTCCCGGAGAACCGATGGACCCTCAGCACGACCGGCTGCGCGCCGACTCCTTCTCGGTCGCCTCCGGGTGGACGGTCCTCACGGCCGTGTTCCCCGGGATCGGACTGATCCGCGCCGGTCACCGCGCCCTCGGGAACCTGGTCATCGGGCTCGCCATCGGCGCTCTCGCGGCCCTGGGCGTGCTGATCGCCGTCCGCCGCGAGTGGGCCCTGGCGATGCTGGTCAACCCCACGTTCCTCCGGGTGACCGGTGTCGTGCTCGGCGCCATGGCGCTGCTGTGGATCCTCGCCATCGTCGCCGTCCACCTACGGATCCGGCCGCTGCCGATCCAGACCTGGCAGCGCTGGGCCGGATTCGCGATGGTGACCGTGCTCACCTTCGCCGTGGGTGCGCCATCCGCCGTGGGAGCCCGCTACGCCTGGTCCCAGGCGGACCTGGTGACCAGCGTTTTCGGCGGCAACACGGCGCCGACGACCGGCGGCGTCCCGCAGGCCTGGAAGAGCAAGGGCCGCCTCAACGTCCTGCTGCTCGGTGGCGACTCCGGTCCGGACCGCACCGGCATGCGGACCGACACCGTGATGGTCGCCTCGATCGACACCACCACCGGCGACACCGTCTTCTTCGGCCTGCCGCGCAACACCGCCCGGATGCCGTTCCCCGACGGCCCGCTGCGCAAGGCCTACCCGAACGGCTGGTACGACGGCCACAACGCCGACGACCCGATGTTCATGCTCAACGCGATGTACGAGTTCGTGCCGGAGCAGCACCCGGAACTCTTCCCCGACAAGACCCACGCCGGTGGCAACGTGATGAAGGCGTCGGTGGGCGAGGCCCTCGGTCTGCCGATCGACTACTACGCCGTCGTCGACCTCGCCGGGTTCGAGCGGCTGATCGACGCGATGGGCGGGGTGACCGTCAACATCAACTCCTACATCCCGATGGGCGGCAGCACCGACACGCACACGCCGCCCAAGCAGTGGCTCTCCCCCGGCGCGAACCAGCACCTCGACGGCAACCAGGCCCTCTGGTACGCCCGCGGCCGGTTCGGCTCGGACGACTTCCAGCGGATGGCCCGGCAGCGCTGCGTCCTGAGCGCGCTCGCCGACCAGGCCAACGTGCCGAACCTGCTCAGCCGCTACGAGGCCATCGCCCGGGAGTTCCAGGGCGTGGTGACCACGGACGTCCCCCAGGGAGACCTGGCGTCGGTGCTCAACCTCGCCCTGCTGATGCGGTCCGGCAACACCCGCTCGATCGTGTTCACCAACGGCACCGCCGGCTTCCACTCGGCGCACCCGGACTTCGCCCTGATGAAGACGCAGGTGCAGGAGGCGATCAAGGAGTCGGCACGCAAGGCCACCCCCTCCCCGGCCGCGTCCTCGGCTCCCGCTGCCAGCACCGAGGCGACTCCCGCCCCACCCCGACCCCGACGAGCACCCGCAAGGCCACCAGCAAGGCGACGACCCCGACGCCCACGCCGACGTCCGAGGCGACCGAGGCCAGCGTCAATGTCCGCGCCGTCTGTGCGTACGATCCGGTGGCCGCACAGGAAGCGGTCGCGAACCCGCCGTACTGGGTGAAGTGAACGTCAGTCGAGTCGGCCGTACGCCGCGCGCATCCGCTCGGTGACCTCCTCGGCGAGGCGCTCGAAGTCCCCACGCCGGCCGGGGTCGAGCACCGGCACCCGGTCCGGGCGCTCCTCGTCGTCGCGCGGGTAGAGGCGCAGTTCGTCGTCGGTCACCGTGGCCCGGGTGATGTCGGTCCAGTCACGGGCCGACGTACGCCCGAGTGCGGCGAGCTGGTAGCCGGAGTCGGTGAGGGAGATGCGTACGCGTCCCCGCGAGGCGACGAGGAACGCGAGGGCCCCCTGGAGGGCACCGAGCACCACCAGCACCACCGCGATCACGACCACGACGACGTGCCAGTGTGCTGCCGTCGCCACCACCAGCAGCAGCCCGCCCACGATCAACAGGCCTGCGGCGATGCCGAAGGCGCGGGCGGGCAGCGCTGCATCGAGGCGGTAGGTGTTCACGCGGCGAGAGTGGGATTCGAACCCACGGAACGGTCACCCGCTCGGCCGCTTTCAAGGCGGCTGCACTAGTCCACTATGCGATCTCGCCAATGAGGATCAGGGTCGATCCTAGCGAAGCCCGTGTGCAAGGCTGGGACCATGCTCATGCGCGCGATTCTCGCCCCCGAACCAGGCGGCCCCGAAGCACTCCAGTTGGCGCAGATCGAGCGCCCTGCGCCGGGCCCGGGCGAGGTCCTGGTGCGCGTCGTCGCCGCCGGGGTGAACCGCGCGGACATCCTCCAGCGCCAGGGCCACTACCCCCGCCGCCGGGCCACCCGGACATCATCGGCCTGGAGGTCGCCGGCATCGTCGCCGAACTCGGTCCCGACGTCCGCGGCTGGCAGCCAGGTCAGGAGTGCCTCGTACTGCTCGCGGCCGGCGGCTACGCCGAGTACGTCGTGGCCCCCGCCGGGCAGCTGGTCCCGCCGCCCCCGGGCCTCGATCCCATCGAGGCGGCCGGCATCCTCGAGGTCGCCGCGACCGTCGTCTCCAACATGGACCTGGTCCATCTCACTGCCGGCGAGACGCTGCTGGTGCACGGTGGCGCGGGTGGCATCGGGTCGTTCGCCATCCAGTACGCCAAGGGCCTCGGCTGCACCGTGCTGACCACCGCGGGGTCGGCGGAGAACCTGGACTACTGCCGATCCCTCGGGGCGGACCACGCCATCGACTACCACGACGACTGGGTGGCGGCGGTGAAGGAGGTCACCGGGCGACACGGTGCGGACGTCATCCTCGACATCATGGGCGCCAAGTACCTGCCCCTGAACGTCCGTGCCCTGGCGATCGGCGGGCGCCAGGTGACAATCGGTCTGCAGGGTGGCCGCAGGGGCGAGCTCGACATGGGAGTCCTGCTCAACAAGCGCGCCTCGATCCATGCCACGTCACTGCGCTTCCGTCCGGTCGCGGAGAAGGCGGAGATCTGCGGCCGGGTGGCCAAGGTGGTCTGGCCGATGCTCGCCGAGGGGATCATCCGCCCCCTGAAGACCGAGCGGGTGCCGTTCACCGAGGCACGCCGGGCCCACGAGATGATGGAGGCGCCCGGTCATCGCGGCAAGATCGTCCTCGTCGTCGACGCGGACGCCGTTGCTCCTAGACTCGACGCATGAGCGAGGAGCCGCAGGGCAGCGCCGCCGAGGACGCCAACGGGGAAGCGCAGGTACTGGCCGGTCGTACGGACGACGGGCGGGTGTACGTGGTCGGCCCGGAGCAGATGGCGGTGACGGGCCCGGACGGGGCCGAGGAGTCGCAGAACGGGTCGGTCACCGACCAGGTCGAACAGCCGGCGAAGGTGATGCGGATCGCGACAATGATCCAGCGCCTCCTCGACGAGGAGCGCACCGCACCCCTCGACGACGCCAGTCGGCAACGGCTGGCCGAGCTCCACGCCAGCTCCGTCGCCGAGCTCAAGGACGGGCTGAGTCCCGACCTCGCGGCGGAACTGGAGCGCCTGTCGCGACCGTTCACCCCCGCTCACACACCCTCGGACGACGAACTGCGGATCGCCCAGGCCCAGCTGGTCGGCTGGCTCGAGGGGCTCTTCCAGGGCATCCAGACCGCCCTGGTCGCCCAGCAGATGGCCGCCCGGGCGCAACTCGAGCGTGGCCGCCGGGAGCTGCCCAACCAGCAGGGTCCCGCCCCGCAACACCCGATGCCCGGTCAGAACCCGGGTCAGGGAGGCATGTACCTCTAGCGTTCACCTTCCGTCCCCCGACCTTTCATCTGGTCAGGGAACCATCCCCCGGTGTACGGAGTCCAACGCACGGACAACCACACACTGATACGTCACACGAGTAGGGGATGACCGTGAGCGTTTCTGTCACCGAGGCCGGGTGCGCCGAGCACCCGGAGCTGTACCAGCACCCGCTGCTGGAGGACGATCCGGGCCGATCGGCCACCGCCGAGCAGCGCCGGCAGCGGACGGCGATGACCCGTCGCGCCAGCGCGATCTGCGGGGGGTGCGGGGAGATGCCGGAGTGCCTCTACCGCGCGGTGGTCGAGTACGACGTCTCCGGCTTCGTCGCCGGCACCACCGAGCACCAGCGGCGACGGATGCGTACGCTCCTCGAGCTGACCGTCGGACCGGACGACCTTGATTCACTCACCGGCGTGTCCGCCTCGCCGCACCAGGTCAACCATGCCGAGATCGTCCGGCTGCGCGCGCAGAATCCGCACATGTCGCTGGACACCATCGCCCAGCGCCTCGGTTGCTCGCTCTCGACGGTGAAGCGGCACCTGCGCCGGGCCCGCGCCGAGGCGGCCGGTGTCCCCGAACGACCCCGCGACGACACCTCCCCGGAGCCGCCGAGCCCCGACGAGGTGCTGTCGGCCCGCGCGCAGGTGGTCGAGTCGGTGCTGGCCGCCTAGTCGATCAGTCTCAGTCCAGGTCGAACCACCGGGAGAGTTCGGCGAGGGTGCCGCCCTCGTCGAACAACCCGGTGACCGCGTCGGCGGCCAGCCGGACCTCCAGCGGGGCGTCGCCCAGGGCGACCCCGCGGCCGGCCCAGCGCAGCATCTCGATGTCGTTGCGCCCGTCACCCATCGCCAGGACGTCGGCCGGGTCGATCCCGCGACGGGCGCAGACATCGGCCAGCGCCATCGCCTTGTGCACGCCCTCCGGGGCGATGTCGAGCCAAGCGCTCCAGCCGATGAAGTACGAGACCCCGTGCAGACCGAGCCGCTCGGCCAGTTCGATGAAGTCCTCGGGGGAACTGCCGGGATCGCGGACGATGACGCGGGTGACCGGCCGCGAGGCGAGGTCGTCGACGCCGACCACCTCCATCGTGCCGCTGAGGTCACCCGGCGGGAACGGGGCGTTGAGCCGGTAGCCGCGGCCGACCTCCTCGACGGCGATCAGGGCGTGCGGGGCCATCCGCTGCACCCGCTCGATCACGTCGGCGGGGTCGAAGGTGACCATCCGGACCACCTCCAGCGGCGGATAACGGACGACCACGGCACCGTTCGAGCACACGTACGGCCCCTCGGGAAGCCCCAGCCGGTCGACCACGTCGCGGGTGTCGTGCCAGGAGCGTCCGGTCGACAGGACGACCTGGGTTCCCTCCTCGGCGATCCGCCGGATCGCATCGCGCAGCGCGTCGGGCAGCACCGAGTCGTGATCGACGATCGTCCCGTCGATGTCGAGGGCCACCAGGCGTGGCCGCCAGGTCCGGCGCACCCCTGCGGCTCAGCCCTGCTGCGGCAGCAGGGCGTCGCGGCCGAGGTAGGGCCGCAGGGCCGCCGGCACCCGGACCGATCCGTCGGCCTGCTGGTG is a window encoding:
- a CDS encoding precorrin-8X methylmutase, which codes for MAPTPALHPPYDYLRDGADIYRESFAIIRSETRLEHLPADVAHVAVRMVHASAQPDIVDDLRYSPGVVAACREALAAGAPILCDSTMVAHGIIRSTLPADNEVICRLADPQLPELARRLGTTKAAAAIDLWAERLEGAIVAIGNAPTALFHLLETIGAGGPRPAAIVGIPVGFVGADRSKEALAANPWGLEYLTLLGRRGGSAVAAAAVNAMSIR
- a CDS encoding BBE domain-containing protein is translated as MDLVQPMPYTTFQAIVDAFNQKGGRNYHRGLHLTGFSDEVMGPYLAAGRDIHSPLTQGLVFQNGGAISRVAEDDTAAGNRAAPFMAHPIACWLTTAEDAYELDWVAKFSAAFAPATTGGTYLNFEPGTSHHDLLAGFGQDKYSRLVELKGRWDPTNLFRSNHNINPELAPAV
- a CDS encoding FAD-binding oxidoreductase, which translates into the protein MSESAAVGLTISPEFKGQLIGPGDPDYDRARAVYNASIDRRPALIVRPTGAADVADAVAYARSSGLPLVVKCGGHAVAGTSASDGGVLIDLSSLKGVHVDPQRGVAVAQAGVLWGEYDRETTLRGLATPGGRVTTTGLGGFTLGGGYGWLSRRHGLACDNLVGADVVTADGRLVHASETENADLLWGSGVPAPTSESSCRTNCGCTRSLRWSSPACSWSPTWTTGPPSNSCRPTVNSLPPPRRTSPPRRPRSSPRRPSSCRRH
- a CDS encoding phosphoenolpyruvate carboxykinase (GTP) → MSVDTTQAPTTHKALLEWVSEVAALTEPDSIYWCDGSQEEYDRLGAELVAAGTAIRLNEDKKKNSYYFASDPDDVARVEDRTFICSQNEADAGPTNNWRDPAEMKATLTELYRGCMHGRTMYVIPFCMGPIDAEDPTFGVEISDSAYVAMSMRIMTRMGKAPLEAMTKGGDRAFVPCLHSVGYPLEPGQADVAWPCNTEKYIVHFPEDRAIWSYGSGYGGNALLGKKCYSLRIASVMARDEGWLAEHMLILKLTSPAGKVYHIAGAFPSACGKTNLAMIEPTLPGWKAETLGDDIAWMRFDEEGYLRAVNPENGFFGVAPGTGESSNPNAMKTINIGNSIFTNVARTLDGDVWWEGMTDEKPAELIDWKGNPWTPASGTKAAHPNSRFTTPMEQAPTLGAEWNDGKGVRIDAILFGGRRATTVPLVTETSDWAHGVFMGATCSSETTAAATGAVGVVRRDPMAMLPFIGYNAGDYIQHWLDMPSLHENAHMPKVFYVNWFRKSADGKFLWPGFGDNSRVLAWIVGRLEGTADAARTPIGYVPTLDAIDRTGIEDEVDDATMAEVLKVDTEEWQRELPLIKEWFTKLGERLPQQLWSDLDQLKAALEA
- a CDS encoding M20/M25/M40 family metallo-hydrolase, which produces MAARTALERLRQLVEVETPSFDPAASAAVTDLLAGWFADVGATVEFVRSIAGTHLRLEVAGDGRAPLLLVGHCDTVWPVGTLADRMPWSVEGDVVRGPGVYDMKGGLIVMLTALEALRARAHRPVRIVIVCDEEAGSPTSQDLVRDCLDGVAGVIGFESPHEDGALKVGRRGSTRVRLVVRGRAAHAAVDPTAGVSAIDELVDQLVGIRRLVATASARSEVLCNVGTISGGGRANVVPEAAECELGLRFLDTATEHDVLAALGALRPIRAGARLEVDVLSHRPPWAPGSADRALAASIGAIAAALGLPTPGYRKAAGAGDTNLTGALGVPTVDGFGPRGGGAHALDEHILFSSLVQRSALLVALLTR
- a CDS encoding AMP-binding enzyme, with product MLVLKRPWPAMLRTLYKDEKRYIDTYWSKYPGAYLTGDSARIDEDGYIWIVGRTDDVIKVSGHRIGTAEVEAAMNSHPDVIESAAIGLPHEVKGQGIHAFAILRAGLKGSPELAEDIRRHVAQHLSPIAKPDVIDFVDSLPKTRSGKIMRRVLKAQALGEDVGDLSTMDTGA